The following DNA comes from Candidatus Nitrosotalea okcheonensis.
TGTTGATGCAGGAACAACTTCTATCTGTTCTAGCATGAATAAAATTCCAGCTATCATCAAGACTGCTGCAATTGCCCAAATTATTCCAGACCGTAACATGTTGTAAACTGAGAGGAGCGAATCTGTCTTGTCGTGTATTGTATCAGGATAATCTCCTGTCGTGCTGAACTTTGGCATGCTCGTTGTAAGTGAAACATAGGAATTTTCCAATGTAGTCATGAAGACCTTGCCTACACCAATCATTATGGCAATGATGGCAATAGTTGATATCAGAATTATAATCGAGTCTAACCCAAATCCATTTCTTGATTTAAACACAAAATCAATAGGTAACGTACTTTTAAAGCGGCAAGCTTGAGTGTTTTACTAGTTTCATGGCAAGTTTACACTTCCATCCTACGGAAGAATTTTCTGCTCTACGATGGAAGTAATTTCTAACTCTTCAGGTTCTAGGACTCGAATGTGTATAAGACTAGAATATTACAAGAAATAAAACAAGTGCAACTAGCATAAATGGTAAAAGTGGGAATGCCGATGATACATAACCTGTAAAATCACCTGCAAAATCTTCATCGGGGTTTGGTTTGAAATGAAATGAAAACTTGTCACCTGTCTGTGATGGTATAACAAACTTTTCGTAGCTTCTTTTCCTATGCATGGTAAGAAATGCAAGTATCTTACGATGTAATTTTTCATTGATTCCATGAAATAGATTGCCATGTAACATGTCTGAAAGATTGTATGCAATATTGTAAAACGTACCAAATAGTCCTAGCAATAGAGTTGTTGCCAGTGCAACTAGTACTGAAACTGGCATCTCATTGAATATGGGAAATACAACTGCAAGTGCAATTATGGCAAGCCCGTCTGCCTGACCAAATGCTTTTGTGAGAAACCATGTTGTCCCAATTATTGTACCTATGACCAGAAAAAAAATGGTAGTAAAAGATGGCAGCGGGGCTAGAAAATATAATACAATTCCAGGGATTGCAAAAATCAACCAGATTCTATCGTCTACTTGACGTGTCTTTATGTCAAAATATGATGCTACTGATAACATTGTCAATGCCATGATCTGTCTTAGAACAAGTATGGTGCTGGGCTCTAGCATGGGAAGAAAAATTGTATTTCTTTTTAACACAGGTTTTTGGCATACTATAATTTAAAAAATGGACGGAAGATATGGGGAAATCAAAATGGCAATGATTACTATGATTGCTGTAATTGCCACATTTTTTGTATCCTTGAGGGTAAACATGCTGATCTTGGTAAAGACAAATCCCATGGCCAGTGATGATATCACTATTACAATGTTGATGGCATCTACAAACTCTGGTGTTATGGCAAATGCACCACCTACTCCCAAATTGCTAAAAAATGACAAGTTCGAACTCATCTTTGTTAGCAATGAGATAGACGTCTTTGACACAAAAACCATGATGATTGGACCAATGTACACTAGCAACATTTGCATACGTAATGCAGACATTGTTGATTTTTTTGTAGTGGTAACATCTGACACAAATCTGGTCAGGTGTTCAAGAGTCAATGGTGTTCCCCCTCCAGTGTCTGCAAGTTTTCCTAAAATAAATAACACTAGTTTGGTTATCCATGACTTGTCTTCTATGCCAGCAATGCCAGATAGTGTTGCGCCAGATTTTAACTGCGAATAAATCATTCCAAACAATTCATTAAAATATTTATTATATTTTCGCGTTCCATACAGTCTGTATAGCGATATTGTCATATCATATCCTATCTTTCTATACTCTGTTACATCTCGGAGAAATTCAGGTAATGCATTTTCAATATTTTTGATTCGCAAAAATTGCGGTGTTGTGTTAAACATGTTTGCCAATGCAAACCCCAGCACACTTGATGTGATTACAAGCCAGGGTGCTTGGCGCAGAGCTGACATGGCAATTGCAATTATTATAGCAACCACAAAGGCAAGATTTCCAATTGTTATCTTGTTCAAATTTCTTGGCTGTGCAGAATCTATCATGACAATTAATCCCATACTCATCATGGGAATTCCTATTACGCCTACAAGCAAGAGAAGTGTAACAGATCCCCCCGGTAAAAGAAATGAAGTTGCAATCAAAAATGTAGGCATTATCAAAAGTATTATCAACAATATCTCGCCAAAGGTTGTTGCAGTTCCCAAGTATCTCTTGAGATCTTCTTTT
Coding sequences within:
- a CDS encoding prepilin peptidase; the encoded protein is MLKRNTIFLPMLEPSTILVLRQIMALTMLSVASYFDIKTRQVDDRIWLIFAIPGIVLYFLAPLPSFTTIFFLVIGTIIGTTWFLTKAFGQADGLAIIALAVVFPIFNEMPVSVLVALATTLLLGLFGTFYNIAYNLSDMLHGNLFHGINEKLHRKILAFLTMHRKRSYEKFVIPSQTGDKFSFHFKPNPDEDFAGDFTGYVSSAFPLLPFMLVALVLFLVIF
- a CDS encoding type II secretion system F family protein; this translates as MNYNHVIVALVAIIWLSLAFNNLAVFGISTAGLLIILVKRTSKKFDWKKLVEKFYKFHLFQKLNTPNTKKPSARIIPLSINLPIFISKPILDIPIFQKLQKKLGSQIESEIRMSGKPANSLNMIKKSMSFSVLFVIIILPVAIALGILVTPLFFVLIILPMGIMFYPRMALGLAKSKRETAINHELAYFTKYASIMQSVEKTLYDSLVEIIDNGLFEIIETDAKMAYRNVTMFAMDIFEALNDIALHHPNRAFQSFLLSYVATAQTGGDLTNLIEREAESFFESLKEDLKRYLGTATTFGEILLIILLIMPTFLIATSFLLPGGSVTLLLLVGVIGIPMMSMGLIVMIDSAQPRNLNKITIGNLAFVVAIIIAIAMSALRQAPWLVITSSVLGFALANMFNTTPQFLRIKNIENALPEFLRDVTEYRKIGYDMTISLYRLYGTRKYNKYFNELFGMIYSQLKSGATLSGIAGIEDKSWITKLVLFILGKLADTGGGTPLTLEHLTRFVSDVTTTKKSTMSALRMQMLLVYIGPIIMVFVSKTSISLLTKMSSNLSFFSNLGVGGAFAITPEFVDAINIVIVISSLAMGFVFTKISMFTLKDTKNVAITAIIVIIAILISPYLPSIF